A part of Thermotoga petrophila RKU-1 genomic DNA contains:
- the disA gene encoding DNA integrity scanning diadenylate cyclase DisA, whose protein sequence is MVPQELIEKIKLISPGTELRKALDDIINANFGALIFLVDDPKKYEDIIQGGFWLDTDFSAEKLYELSKMDGAIVLSEDITKIYYANVHLVPDPTIPTGETGTRHRTAERLAKQTGKVVIAVSRRRNIISLYYKNYKYVVNQVDFLISKVTQAISTLEKYKDNFNKLLSELEVLELENRVTLADVVRTLAKGFELLRIVEEIRPYIVELGEEGRLARMQLRELTEDVDDLLVLLVMDYSSEEVDEEAAQDIMQDFVKKRDPSPISISRALGYDVQQVAQLDDVLVSARGYRLLKTVARIPLSIGYNVVRMFKTLDQISKASVEDLKKVEGIGEKRARAISESISSLKHRKTSE, encoded by the coding sequence TTGGTACCCCAGGAGCTGATTGAAAAGATAAAACTCATATCACCGGGAACGGAGTTGAGGAAAGCGCTGGATGACATAATCAATGCTAATTTTGGTGCGCTTATTTTTCTTGTTGATGATCCAAAAAAATACGAGGATATCATTCAAGGAGGATTCTGGCTGGACACCGATTTCTCTGCGGAGAAACTGTACGAGCTTTCAAAAATGGATGGTGCGATAGTTCTCTCTGAGGATATTACAAAGATATACTACGCGAATGTTCATCTCGTACCGGACCCCACGATACCGACCGGAGAAACCGGTACAAGACACAGAACAGCGGAAAGGTTGGCGAAACAAACGGGGAAAGTCGTGATAGCAGTTTCGAGGAGGAGAAATATCATATCGCTCTACTATAAAAATTACAAATACGTTGTGAATCAGGTAGATTTTCTCATATCGAAAGTGACACAAGCGATCAGCACTTTGGAAAAATACAAAGATAACTTCAACAAACTTCTTTCGGAACTTGAAGTTCTAGAACTGGAAAACAGGGTAACTCTCGCTGACGTGGTGAGAACACTGGCAAAAGGGTTCGAGCTTTTGAGGATAGTAGAGGAAATAAGACCCTACATAGTAGAGCTCGGCGAGGAAGGAAGACTCGCAAGGATGCAGCTTAGAGAGTTGACAGAAGACGTGGACGATCTTCTAGTTCTTCTCGTAATGGATTACTCTTCTGAAGAGGTGGATGAAGAGGCGGCGCAAGACATCATGCAGGACTTTGTTAAGAAAAGAGATCCCTCTCCCATTTCAATTTCGAGGGCCCTGGGATACGATGTACAGCAGGTTGCACAGTTGGATGATGTGCTCGTTTCCGCGAGAGGTTACAGGCTCCTCAAAACCGTGGCGAGAATTCCACTCAGCATTGGATACAACGTGGTTAGAATGTTCAAAACACTCGATCAGATCAGTAAAGCCTCTGTTGAGGACTTGAAGAAAGTCGAGGGAATAGGAGAAAAAAGAGCGCGGGCCATTTCAGAAAGTATCAGTTCCTTGAAGCATAGAAAAACTTCCGAGTAG